From Aricia agestis chromosome 11, ilAriAges1.1, whole genome shotgun sequence, a single genomic window includes:
- the LOC121731796 gene encoding acyl-CoA-binding protein isoform X2, with translation MSLAEQFNQVAESVRKWKTKPGDSENLALYSLYKQATVGDVNISEPSDMVGKAKYNAWKGRKGISQDDAKKQYIDLAQQWQSKYA, from the exons ATGTCTCTTGCcgaa CAATTCAACCAAGTGGCCGAGTCGGTCAGGAAGTGGAAGACCAAGCCCGGAGACAGCGAGAACCTCGCTCTGTACTCCCTCTACAAGCAGGCCACCGTTGGAGACGTCAACATCA GTGAGCCCAGCGACATGGTCGGCAAGGCCAAATACAACGCGTGGAAGGGCCGCAAAGGGATCTCACAGGACGACGCCAAGAAACAGTACATCGATCTCGCCCAGCAATGGCAGTCCAAATACGCATAA